Proteins encoded together in one Pseudoalteromonas xiamenensis window:
- the hutI gene encoding imidazolonepropionase: protein MHNPDLVILDVNLATMDPSIAAPYGAIEQAAIFVKDGNIIWLGQMDALPEFDALSTPVIQGKGAWITPGLIDCHTHILFAGSRAQEFEQRLQGVSYQEIAAQGGGIASTVRATRQADVEALFVLGKTRLNSLMKEGVTTVESKSGYGLDLENELKLLEVNRLLDTHHPVTVQSTFLGAHAVPPEYKGRAEQYVDLVCDVMLPKVAQEKLADAVDVFCENVGFSFEQTKRVFNKATELGLKVKCHAEQLSNQHGSELVASFQGLSADHIEYLDETGVIAMASAGTVAVLLPTAYYFLRETQQPPIALLREHNVAMALASDFNPGTAPLCSLRLVLNMGCTLFRLTPEEALAGVTVNAAKALGLGDRGMLQVGLRADLAMWNIQHPAELSYQFGVNDLLNLWILGKLIQ, encoded by the coding sequence ATGCACAACCCTGATTTAGTGATCCTCGACGTAAACCTTGCCACGATGGATCCGAGTATCGCGGCGCCTTACGGTGCAATTGAGCAAGCTGCCATTTTTGTAAAAGATGGGAATATCATTTGGCTAGGTCAAATGGATGCATTGCCTGAGTTCGACGCACTGTCGACACCCGTTATTCAAGGGAAAGGTGCATGGATTACACCGGGGCTTATTGATTGCCACACTCACATCTTATTTGCGGGTTCCCGTGCGCAAGAGTTTGAACAGCGTTTACAAGGCGTTTCTTATCAAGAAATCGCAGCTCAAGGTGGCGGCATCGCGAGCACCGTGCGAGCAACACGACAAGCTGACGTTGAAGCTTTATTTGTTTTGGGAAAAACACGCCTAAATAGTCTGATGAAAGAAGGGGTGACGACGGTTGAAAGCAAATCTGGCTATGGGCTGGATTTAGAAAATGAGCTTAAGTTATTGGAAGTGAATCGCTTGCTCGATACACATCATCCAGTAACTGTTCAGAGCACCTTTTTAGGAGCTCATGCGGTGCCACCTGAATACAAAGGCAGGGCAGAACAGTACGTTGACTTAGTATGCGATGTCATGTTGCCAAAAGTTGCACAGGAAAAGTTAGCGGACGCAGTGGATGTTTTTTGCGAAAACGTGGGGTTCAGTTTCGAGCAAACAAAACGCGTTTTCAATAAAGCGACAGAGCTCGGCCTAAAAGTGAAATGTCATGCGGAACAATTGTCTAATCAGCATGGATCAGAGCTGGTCGCATCCTTTCAGGGCTTGTCTGCCGATCACATCGAATACCTCGATGAAACTGGCGTGATTGCCATGGCGAGTGCAGGCACGGTCGCGGTATTGCTGCCTACGGCATACTATTTCTTGCGTGAAACACAGCAACCGCCGATTGCATTACTTCGCGAGCATAATGTTGCGATGGCATTAGCAAGCGATTTTAATCCAGGCACTGCACCCCTTTGTTCACTGCGCCTGGTACTTAACATGGGGTGTACATTATTTCGATTAACGCCTGAAGAAGCCCTTGCTGGTGTCACTGTTAATGCGGCGAAAGCTTTGGGTCTTGGCGACCGAGGTATGTTGCAAGTTGGATTGCGTGCCGATTTAGCAATGTGGAATATTCAACACCCAGCAGAATTGAGCTATCAATTTGGCGTAAATGATCTGTTAAATCTCTGGATTTTGGGTAAACTTATTCAATAG
- a CDS encoding formimidoylglutamase, giving the protein MSSPLICYRESDIESYTVARANEIRVWQQVAFLDPNSHYTDALKDAADFGIRYVLVGIAEDIGPRANCGLGGATEGWKAFLKRFLNIASNQFLDAGKVLLLGEVDCRDLQQAADLIKSGEADELKTLRDLCELLDQRVSEVLTAIFKAGLEPIVIGGGHNNAYGIINGLNRARQQKVNAINFDPHADFRPLEGRHSGNGFSYAHQHKLLAHYHVIGMHEQKNNQHILNGLHEANAGYTSYQDILVRRKLNLTTACKQALLDFDTRLPLGVEVDVDAISGVPVSAFTNCGFTANDAEHFVHLAASEKHAAYLHLCEAAPGNHPLGLAQGMNEAGQVLSALVCSYLQARQARLAIS; this is encoded by the coding sequence ATGAGTAGTCCGTTAATCTGCTACCGTGAGAGTGACATCGAGTCATACACGGTAGCTCGCGCGAATGAAATTCGCGTTTGGCAACAAGTCGCCTTTCTCGATCCCAATAGCCACTACACGGATGCGTTAAAAGATGCCGCTGATTTTGGTATTCGCTACGTCTTAGTGGGTATAGCTGAGGATATAGGTCCACGAGCTAACTGTGGATTGGGTGGTGCAACGGAAGGCTGGAAAGCCTTCTTAAAACGCTTTTTGAACATCGCCAGTAATCAATTCCTCGATGCAGGAAAAGTACTCTTACTGGGCGAAGTCGACTGTCGGGATTTGCAGCAAGCCGCCGATTTAATCAAATCAGGCGAAGCGGATGAACTAAAGACTCTTCGTGATTTGTGTGAGCTGCTCGACCAGCGGGTCAGTGAAGTATTAACGGCAATTTTTAAAGCCGGCTTGGAACCGATTGTGATTGGCGGTGGACATAACAATGCTTATGGCATTATTAATGGTTTAAATCGAGCTCGCCAACAAAAGGTCAATGCGATTAATTTTGACCCTCATGCTGATTTTCGTCCATTAGAAGGTCGTCATAGTGGTAACGGTTTTAGCTATGCACATCAACACAAGTTGCTGGCCCATTATCATGTTATTGGTATGCATGAACAAAAAAACAATCAGCATATTTTGAATGGACTGCACGAAGCAAATGCGGGATATACGTCCTATCAAGATATTTTAGTTCGTCGCAAACTGAATTTAACCACGGCGTGCAAACAAGCATTATTGGATTTTGATACGCGTTTACCATTGGGTGTTGAAGTCGATGTTGATGCAATTAGCGGAGTCCCAGTCAGTGCCTTTACTAATTGCGGATTTACGGCCAATGATGCGGAGCATTTTGTGCATTTGGCCGCGAGTGAAAAACATGCTGCGTACTTACATCTGTGCGAAGCGGCACCAGGTAACCATCCGCTTGGCTTGGCACAAGGCATGAATGAAGCAGGTCAAGTATTAAGCGCGCTAGTTTGTAGTTACTTACAAGCCAGACAAGCTCGACTCGCTATAAGCTGA
- a CDS encoding gamma-butyrobetaine hydroxylase-like domain-containing protein gives MYLVTKLHYHKQRRLLDVHFDNGELHSFSSEFLRTHSPSAEVQGHGHKHSLEPTSLILNKQHVNIERIEPVGHYAARLVFDDGHNSGLFSWQYFHALAKEHETLQAAYVKRVNDMGHIPIKFTP, from the coding sequence ATGTATCTCGTGACAAAGTTACATTACCACAAACAGCGTCGGTTACTCGACGTACACTTTGATAATGGTGAATTACATAGTTTTAGTAGTGAATTTTTGCGCACACACAGCCCATCGGCAGAAGTGCAAGGTCATGGCCACAAACATTCTCTTGAACCCACAAGTCTTATATTAAATAAGCAGCATGTGAACATTGAGCGTATTGAGCCTGTAGGCCATTATGCCGCAAGGCTTGTCTTTGATGATGGCCACAATAGTGGGCTGTTCAGTTGGCAATATTTTCATGCGTTGGCGAAAGAGCATGAGACATTACAAGCCGCTTATGTAAAACGCGTGAACGACATGGGTCATATCCCCATTAAATTCACCCCATAA
- a CDS encoding GGDEF domain-containing phosphodiesterase, with protein MGSLIGLVSAAIGVPTQMSQWIASGSLQACFAGALLMGVFATVFYRRPLLEKCLLVLASLATLAMFSSGTMWLSFVLAGLMLSQLFIAIRSKVIPQIAVTSLASLLTFALISVYYRADWPVLWFALPILLLQINLFWQSAPLNIESALPRQKRMIDPLGVADKESLRQAFLNLKVAEPIPAVLVLLRLEGFQDINLHLGRDYGDMLLVQSANRLRQQLRHKEVVSIACSQGYEKVAHLGGLNFVFLCRLDVHKHLHEQLLDDVFNNTLKPFNVANCTLEIKARASYVSCDEAHGDFDQILNYAFLALDGNPQQQVCPYEPQIRTLKQEQQARLAELVHADFRNEFELYFQPIVRHEDGGIEFLELLLRWQHPKQGILAANVFIDDIRLSGLALPVAQFVIERAAEIAMALKMENLSIPLSLNVFGPEMLHEEFIEFIDSVLQEHQLNPGSLIIECPAALFLSLTPQEIAMIARLKSLGVKLCVDGFGEAPLVLAKLPKLSVDYVKIGQSLTREHQHQGQFKAMVRGVVEMQQQLNSKVLCEGVETLEQLNFTKSLNTYGAQGYYFARPLSSVGMISWLKQWNAEHPTSAYSESSLSGL; from the coding sequence ATGGGGTCTTTGATTGGGTTGGTAAGTGCGGCAATAGGCGTACCGACACAGATGTCTCAGTGGATTGCATCCGGATCTTTACAAGCCTGCTTCGCAGGGGCGCTCTTAATGGGCGTTTTTGCAACGGTGTTTTATCGCAGACCATTACTTGAAAAGTGCCTGCTTGTCCTCGCCAGTCTTGCAACACTGGCGATGTTTAGCTCAGGCACAATGTGGCTATCATTTGTGTTAGCTGGGCTCATGTTGTCGCAGTTATTTATTGCTATCCGAAGTAAAGTCATTCCACAAATTGCTGTAACAAGCCTTGCTTCGTTACTGACCTTTGCATTAATAAGTGTTTACTATCGGGCAGATTGGCCCGTGCTGTGGTTTGCACTTCCTATTTTACTGCTCCAAATCAACTTATTTTGGCAATCTGCACCGCTCAATATTGAGAGCGCACTTCCACGTCAAAAACGAATGATCGATCCTTTGGGCGTAGCAGACAAAGAAAGTTTGCGTCAGGCTTTCCTCAATTTGAAAGTTGCAGAGCCAATACCTGCTGTGTTGGTGTTATTGCGCTTAGAAGGTTTCCAAGACATTAACCTTCATCTAGGGCGTGATTACGGGGATATGTTACTTGTGCAATCCGCGAATCGACTACGTCAACAACTTCGTCACAAAGAAGTGGTATCGATTGCATGTAGCCAAGGATATGAGAAAGTGGCTCATTTAGGTGGACTGAACTTTGTATTTCTATGTCGGCTCGACGTTCACAAGCATTTGCATGAACAGTTACTTGACGATGTGTTTAACAACACGCTGAAGCCATTTAATGTCGCCAACTGTACATTGGAAATTAAGGCGCGAGCGAGTTATGTCAGTTGCGACGAAGCTCATGGTGATTTTGACCAAATATTAAACTACGCCTTTTTAGCCTTGGATGGTAACCCTCAACAGCAAGTTTGCCCGTATGAACCACAAATTCGGACGTTAAAGCAAGAGCAGCAGGCTCGCCTTGCGGAACTTGTCCATGCGGACTTTCGCAATGAATTTGAATTGTATTTCCAGCCGATTGTTCGACACGAAGATGGTGGCATTGAGTTTCTCGAATTACTGCTTCGATGGCAGCACCCTAAACAAGGAATTTTAGCTGCCAACGTGTTTATTGATGACATTCGCTTATCAGGTCTCGCATTACCCGTTGCGCAGTTTGTTATTGAACGTGCCGCTGAAATTGCGATGGCATTAAAGATGGAAAACTTATCCATTCCGCTTAGCTTGAATGTTTTTGGCCCAGAGATGCTTCATGAAGAGTTTATTGAGTTTATTGATAGCGTATTGCAGGAACATCAGCTTAACCCAGGTTCACTTATTATCGAATGTCCAGCGGCGTTATTTTTGTCGCTGACACCGCAAGAAATCGCGATGATTGCACGCCTAAAATCCCTTGGCGTTAAACTTTGTGTGGATGGATTTGGTGAGGCACCGCTAGTGTTGGCGAAGTTACCGAAGTTGTCTGTCGATTACGTTAAAATTGGCCAATCGTTGACGCGAGAGCACCAGCATCAAGGTCAGTTTAAAGCAATGGTGCGGGGTGTAGTTGAAATGCAGCAACAGTTAAACAGTAAAGTGTTGTGCGAAGGTGTGGAAACACTCGAGCAGCTTAACTTTACGAAAAGCTTAAATACTTATGGGGCACAAGGTTATTACTTCGCAAGACCACTAAGTAGTGTAGGTATGATTTCTTGGTTAAAGCAGTGGAATGCAGAGCATCCCACTTCAGCTTATAGCGAGTCGAGCTTGTCTGGCTTGTAA
- the hslU gene encoding HslU--HslV peptidase ATPase subunit, translating to MTAMTPREIVHELDQHIIGQQKAKKAVAIALRNRWRRMQLDEALRAEVTPKNILMIGPTGVGKTEIARRLAKLANAPFIKVEATKFTEVGYVGKEVETIIRDLVEISVKMTREQQAKKHRFRAEEAAEERILDALLPPAKDAWGEVQPTENNSTRQAFRKKLREGQLDDKEIEIDVAESAPQVEIMAPPGMEEMTNQLQSMFQNFGNERKKKRKLKIKEAMKLLIEEEAARMVNPEELKEQAIFAVEQNGIVFIDEIDKICKRGDTSGPDVSREGVQRDLLPLIEGSTVSTKHGMVKTDHILFIASGAFQMAKPSDLIPELQGRLPIRVELEALTANDFKRILTEPHASLTEQQQALLLTEQVNIEFTDDAIDRIAQAAFQVNEKTENIGARRLHTVMEKLMEEISFDASDKTGEKLVIDASYVEDHLDMLVQDEDLSRFIL from the coding sequence ATGACAGCTATGACGCCTAGAGAAATTGTCCACGAGCTGGACCAACACATTATCGGCCAACAAAAAGCGAAGAAAGCAGTCGCGATTGCCCTTCGTAACCGTTGGCGCCGTATGCAATTAGACGAAGCATTACGTGCAGAAGTAACACCAAAGAACATTCTTATGATTGGTCCAACGGGTGTGGGTAAAACCGAAATTGCACGTCGTCTTGCAAAGCTCGCCAATGCGCCATTTATCAAAGTAGAGGCGACAAAATTTACGGAAGTTGGTTATGTGGGCAAAGAAGTCGAGACTATCATCCGTGATCTAGTCGAAATTTCGGTCAAAATGACGCGTGAACAGCAGGCGAAAAAGCATCGTTTTCGTGCTGAAGAAGCGGCTGAAGAACGTATTTTAGATGCACTATTACCACCAGCAAAAGATGCTTGGGGTGAAGTGCAACCGACTGAAAATAACAGCACTCGCCAAGCGTTCCGTAAAAAATTGCGTGAAGGCCAACTTGACGATAAAGAAATTGAAATCGATGTTGCAGAAAGCGCTCCGCAAGTTGAAATAATGGCACCTCCGGGTATGGAAGAGATGACCAATCAACTTCAAAGCATGTTCCAAAACTTCGGTAATGAGCGTAAGAAAAAACGCAAGCTGAAAATTAAAGAAGCGATGAAGTTGCTGATTGAAGAAGAAGCTGCACGCATGGTCAACCCTGAAGAGTTGAAAGAGCAAGCTATTTTCGCGGTTGAGCAAAACGGTATCGTTTTCATTGATGAAATCGACAAAATTTGTAAACGTGGTGATACGTCAGGCCCAGATGTGAGCCGCGAAGGTGTACAACGCGATTTGCTACCATTGATTGAAGGTTCCACGGTAAGTACAAAACACGGAATGGTTAAAACGGATCATATTTTATTTATCGCATCTGGTGCGTTCCAAATGGCTAAGCCATCAGATTTAATTCCTGAATTACAAGGCCGTTTACCGATCCGAGTAGAGCTTGAAGCGTTGACCGCAAATGATTTCAAACGGATCTTAACTGAACCACATGCGTCGCTGACTGAACAGCAACAAGCCCTATTGTTAACAGAGCAAGTTAACATTGAGTTCACTGATGACGCCATTGATCGCATTGCTCAAGCGGCTTTCCAAGTGAATGAAAAGACTGAAAACATTGGAGCTCGTCGTTTGCATACAGTAATGGAAAAACTGATGGAAGAAATCTCCTTCGACGCCTCAGATAAGACGGGTGAAAAACTGGTCATTGACGCAAGTTACGTTGAAGACCATCTCGATATGCTAGTTCAAGATGAAGATTTGAGTCGCTTCATTTTGTAA
- the rpmE gene encoding 50S ribosomal protein L31 yields MKEGIHPQYQSSNATCSCGNKFELRSTLCKDIHLDVCNQCHPFYTGQQKIVDTGGRVDRFNKRFAAFGSKK; encoded by the coding sequence ATGAAAGAAGGTATCCACCCACAGTACCAATCGAGCAACGCAACTTGCTCATGTGGCAACAAGTTCGAACTACGTTCAACGCTTTGTAAAGACATTCACTTAGACGTTTGTAATCAGTGTCACCCATTCTACACTGGTCAACAAAAAATCGTTGATACAGGTGGTCGTGTTGATCGCTTCAACAAGCGTTTTGCTGCTTTCGGTAGCAAAAAATAA
- the rraA gene encoding ribonuclease E activity regulator RraA, which translates to MDYSTSDLCDHFVDVVDVLEPMFVNFGGRASFSGRIKTVKCFENNEMIREILQQDGSGQVLLVDGGGSTRRALIDIDVAELAFENNWEGMVVYGAVRHVDELEELDLGVQAIASIPVGADSLGAGEVGVPVNFAGVSFFDDDYLYADSTGIIISPEELLLETLEEDEADEF; encoded by the coding sequence ATGGATTACAGCACTTCCGATCTGTGCGATCATTTTGTCGATGTTGTTGACGTGTTAGAACCAATGTTTGTGAACTTTGGTGGGCGCGCGTCTTTCAGTGGCCGTATAAAAACGGTTAAATGTTTTGAAAACAACGAAATGATCAGAGAAATCTTGCAACAAGATGGAAGTGGTCAAGTACTTCTTGTTGACGGTGGTGGATCAACTCGTCGCGCGTTAATTGACATCGATGTGGCTGAACTCGCGTTTGAAAACAACTGGGAAGGTATGGTTGTTTACGGTGCAGTTAGGCATGTAGATGAGCTAGAAGAACTCGACCTCGGCGTTCAGGCCATTGCGTCTATTCCTGTTGGTGCTGATAGTCTTGGTGCTGGTGAAGTCGGTGTACCTGTAAACTTTGCAGGTGTGTCATTTTTTGATGACGACTACTTATATGCAGACAGCACGGGGATCATCATATCACCTGAAGAGCTACTCCTAGAAACGCTCGAAGAAGACGAGGCTGACGAGTTTTAA
- a CDS encoding methyl-accepting chemotaxis protein — translation MGFLENFTIKRRLQINAFVVGVAMVVMLLVIIYEARTMLKLNETIQLAEELDIHELSMRKYEKNFLFYKDIDALGKFDKEYQQLNSKAQQLEDLFKALNIKQTETSQFGHLAKQYYDSFQAVVTLQKTIGLHPKDGLYGELRGAVHEVETLLKQNSSDSLLVVMLQLRRTEKDFMLRLDDKYRNTFNELITRFQTAIRASGLSSNVQTELLSLVDVYKAKFNALVDAQVQLGLNLESGLLGNMKAKVEESDQVVTLVVNLAKEQTQLNARNTQMFAIAVFIAAAIIVMLLVLSTSRSIINPVERVYQTIERIRRENNLSLLIEQTGNDEITHMTGDFNSLIDDFRNLIAEVNNALTTINEATQNLTESSTQTSSGMREQLHEADMVATAATEMQATIQDISHNTEAAATKAESTNVNAQQGRQEVAATIKLIMHLSSSLGGASEVVSQLERDGETIGSVLDVIRGIAEQTNLLALNAAIEAARAGEQGRGFAVVADEVRSLAQRTQDSTKEIESIISGLQVRTREVVNIMEQCRSQGNESVSQAEKAGQLLESITSDVQTIMDMSTHIATAIDEQNQVASEVNKNVVRIRDIAQVASDHAFANAQSTEEVAEQASVLHQAVAKYRV, via the coding sequence ATGGGCTTTTTAGAAAACTTTACCATTAAGCGCCGTTTGCAAATCAACGCGTTTGTCGTTGGTGTGGCAATGGTTGTCATGCTTCTGGTCATCATTTATGAAGCCAGAACCATGTTGAAGCTCAATGAAACCATACAGCTTGCTGAAGAACTCGATATTCATGAGTTAAGCATGCGTAAGTATGAGAAAAATTTCTTGTTTTATAAGGACATTGACGCGCTAGGTAAGTTTGATAAGGAGTATCAACAACTGAATTCAAAAGCTCAACAGCTAGAAGATTTGTTTAAAGCATTAAACATTAAACAAACGGAAACTTCGCAGTTCGGGCATTTGGCGAAACAGTATTACGATTCCTTTCAAGCCGTTGTAACGCTGCAAAAAACCATCGGGTTACACCCAAAAGATGGTTTGTACGGCGAATTACGTGGTGCAGTGCATGAAGTTGAAACGCTACTGAAACAAAACTCGAGCGATAGTTTGCTGGTAGTGATGTTGCAGTTACGACGCACTGAAAAAGATTTTATGCTCCGTTTGGACGATAAATATCGAAATACGTTCAATGAACTGATTACGCGATTTCAGACCGCTATTCGAGCCAGTGGGTTAAGCTCCAATGTGCAAACTGAGCTGCTGTCATTGGTCGATGTCTACAAAGCTAAGTTTAATGCGTTGGTTGATGCACAAGTTCAGCTTGGTTTAAATCTTGAGTCAGGTTTGCTCGGTAATATGAAAGCCAAAGTTGAGGAAAGCGACCAAGTTGTCACGCTCGTGGTAAATTTGGCTAAAGAGCAAACTCAGTTGAACGCTCGCAATACGCAAATGTTTGCGATTGCAGTCTTTATTGCTGCAGCAATCATTGTGATGTTGTTGGTGCTTTCGACAAGTCGCTCCATTATCAATCCGGTAGAGCGTGTGTATCAGACCATTGAGCGCATCCGTCGCGAGAATAATTTATCTTTGCTCATTGAGCAGACTGGCAATGACGAAATCACCCATATGACGGGAGACTTCAACAGTCTTATTGATGACTTCCGCAATCTCATTGCGGAGGTTAATAATGCGTTGACGACGATAAATGAAGCTACTCAGAATCTGACCGAAAGTTCGACTCAAACAAGTTCAGGTATGCGTGAACAGTTGCATGAAGCGGATATGGTGGCAACAGCTGCGACAGAGATGCAAGCAACGATTCAGGATATTAGTCATAATACCGAAGCGGCGGCGACAAAAGCAGAATCAACCAACGTGAATGCACAGCAAGGGCGCCAAGAAGTGGCGGCGACGATCAAATTGATTATGCACCTTTCCAGTTCGCTGGGTGGAGCATCGGAAGTGGTGTCTCAATTAGAGCGCGACGGGGAAACGATTGGTTCGGTGTTGGATGTTATTCGAGGCATCGCTGAGCAAACCAACCTACTTGCGCTAAACGCGGCCATTGAAGCGGCTCGTGCAGGCGAACAAGGTCGTGGTTTTGCGGTGGTTGCGGATGAAGTAAGGTCGCTTGCACAGCGCACACAGGACTCGACGAAAGAAATTGAAAGCATTATTTCTGGGTTGCAAGTTCGCACGCGCGAAGTGGTAAACATTATGGAGCAATGCCGTAGTCAGGGTAATGAGAGTGTGTCTCAGGCGGAAAAAGCAGGGCAACTGCTGGAGTCAATTACCAGTGACGTACAAACCATCATGGACATGAGTACACACATCGCCACTGCAATTGATGAGCAAAACCAAGTTGCGTCTGAGGTGAACAAAAACGTGGTGCGTATCCGTGATATCGCGCAAGTGGCTTCAGATCACGCGTTTGCGAATGCCCAAAGTACGGAAGAGGTAGCAGAGCAGGCGAGTGTCTTACATCAAGCCGTAGCTAAGTACCGAGTCTAA
- the hslV gene encoding ATP-dependent protease subunit HslV, with protein MTTIVSVRRGDKVVIGGDGQVSLGNTVMKGNARKVRRLYHGKVLAGFAGGTADAFTLFERFEAKLEMHQGHLMRAAVEMAKDWRTDRALRRLEALLAVADETASLIITGNGDVLQPEHDLIAIGSGGNFAQAAATALLENTELGAREIVEKSLKIAADICVFTNHNQTIEEL; from the coding sequence ATGACTACGATAGTGAGCGTACGCCGTGGCGACAAAGTTGTGATCGGTGGCGATGGCCAAGTTTCACTTGGCAACACAGTCATGAAAGGCAATGCGCGTAAAGTACGTCGTTTATACCACGGTAAAGTACTCGCGGGCTTCGCTGGCGGCACAGCAGATGCCTTCACCTTGTTTGAGCGTTTCGAAGCGAAGTTGGAAATGCACCAAGGACACCTCATGCGAGCGGCTGTTGAAATGGCCAAAGATTGGCGTACCGACCGAGCGCTCCGTCGTTTAGAAGCTTTGCTTGCAGTTGCTGATGAAACCGCATCCCTCATCATCACCGGCAATGGTGACGTCTTACAGCCAGAACATGACCTCATCGCGATTGGCAGCGGTGGCAATTTTGCACAGGCGGCCGCAACTGCACTGCTTGAAAACACCGAACTGGGCGCGCGTGAAATCGTAGAAAAAAGCCTGAAGATAGCCGCAGACATCTGTGTCTTTACCAACCACAACCAGACCATCGAAGAATTGTAA
- a CDS encoding phosphatase PAP2 family protein has protein sequence MKAWLSEFDTALYFVLFKPKRSEVVRLIALTLSKSGNGGMYVILGFGFAYLVPELGVPLLITTLLGFAIERPVYFICKKYIGRIRPCDCFKQVAFLTPSDRFSLPSGHSAGAFLFAALWAAAFPEFALMLYVWASGVAISRVVVGVHYPLDIVAGAILGLSCAELALYLQGKV, from the coding sequence ATGAAAGCCTGGCTAAGCGAATTTGATACGGCGCTGTATTTTGTGTTGTTTAAACCAAAACGTTCAGAAGTGGTGCGACTCATCGCATTGACGCTGTCTAAAAGTGGTAATGGTGGCATGTACGTCATCTTAGGTTTCGGGTTTGCCTATTTGGTGCCGGAACTTGGCGTGCCTTTGCTCATCACAACGTTACTTGGGTTTGCCATAGAACGCCCCGTTTACTTCATTTGTAAAAAATACATAGGTCGAATTCGACCCTGTGATTGCTTTAAACAAGTGGCCTTTTTAACGCCTAGTGATCGATTTAGTTTGCCATCGGGCCACAGTGCAGGTGCTTTTCTGTTTGCTGCCTTGTGGGCTGCCGCCTTTCCAGAGTTTGCACTGATGTTATACGTTTGGGCGAGTGGCGTCGCAATTTCACGTGTGGTCGTGGGCGTACATTATCCTCTCGATATTGTAGCAGGCGCTATCTTGGGTCTGAGTTGTGCGGAATTGGCGTTGTATCTACAGGGAAAAGTATGA
- a CDS encoding SPOR domain-containing protein, whose translation MAQHDYINKKPRPKKDAKPAKKPFPIVLVVIATTLVGAFGFGLWYVKQHADPEQVKLAQHPTAQKSQPTVETKAEPPRMPDFIKEMKEHEVKVEVKEMEQGGPYQVRCGAFREYNQAETLKAKIAFTGLSSEVRRVEGKNGVWFIVRLGPYETKRLAEADKNRIKRSKIMGCTVLNWT comes from the coding sequence ATGGCACAGCACGACTATATCAATAAAAAACCCAGACCCAAAAAAGACGCGAAACCTGCGAAGAAACCCTTTCCAATCGTCCTTGTCGTGATTGCGACAACGCTTGTTGGGGCTTTTGGCTTTGGGCTTTGGTATGTCAAACAGCATGCCGACCCAGAACAAGTTAAACTTGCGCAGCACCCCACTGCTCAAAAAAGTCAACCAACCGTTGAAACGAAGGCGGAACCACCGCGTATGCCCGATTTCATTAAAGAAATGAAGGAGCATGAGGTGAAGGTTGAGGTCAAAGAAATGGAACAAGGCGGACCCTATCAAGTTCGTTGCGGTGCATTTCGAGAGTACAATCAAGCGGAAACACTCAAAGCGAAAATTGCCTTTACGGGACTTAGCTCTGAGGTACGTCGAGTTGAGGGAAAAAATGGCGTCTGGTTTATTGTCCGGTTAGGTCCTTATGAAACAAAACGTCTCGCCGAAGCCGATAAAAACCGCATCAAACGCTCGAAAATCATGGGCTGTACCGTTTTGAATTGGACTTGA